In a genomic window of Dehalococcoidales bacterium:
- the purM gene encoding phosphoribosylformylglycinamidine cyclo-ligase, with the protein MKESYAGSGVDINVADKAKRQIAEYAAATLGPEVLKGPGFFGGLYEFKGYKQPVLVSSADGVGTKLKLAVALGRHEGVGHDIVNHCVNDILTSGASPIFFLDYIASGKLDPDQIQGVVKGMSDACREVGCALIGGETAEMPGMYSEKEYDLVGFIVGVVEKPAIITGEKISIGDIILGIPSNGLHTNGYSLARKVIGETPTKLNEFTQELGRSLGEALLQPHRCYHNVLKPHLSLINGMAHITGGGLPGNVPRVLLPGKCAKINTSAWEIPPLFEIIRCRGNVDRDEMYRVFNMGIGMVVFCDAGKVSEFQKAVPESVCIGEVIKSANDKQVILD; encoded by the coding sequence ATTAAAGAAAGTTATGCTGGGTCAGGCGTTGACATTAACGTCGCCGATAAAGCCAAGAGACAAATTGCTGAATATGCCGCTGCAACCCTTGGGCCTGAGGTGCTTAAAGGCCCCGGTTTTTTTGGCGGCCTTTATGAATTCAAAGGTTATAAACAACCTGTACTGGTATCCAGCGCCGATGGGGTTGGCACCAAGCTGAAGCTCGCTGTTGCTCTTGGCCGTCATGAAGGGGTCGGTCATGATATTGTTAATCACTGCGTAAACGATATTCTGACTTCCGGAGCCAGCCCTATATTCTTTCTTGACTATATTGCCAGTGGAAAGCTTGACCCCGATCAGATACAGGGAGTGGTAAAGGGGATGAGTGATGCATGCCGGGAAGTGGGATGTGCGCTTATCGGCGGAGAAACTGCTGAAATGCCAGGAATGTATTCTGAAAAAGAATATGACCTTGTTGGTTTTATAGTTGGGGTCGTGGAAAAGCCAGCTATTATAACCGGAGAAAAAATCAGTATCGGGGATATCATACTCGGTATTCCATCAAATGGTCTTCATACTAATGGCTATTCACTTGCCCGAAAGGTAATTGGAGAGACTCCGACAAAGTTGAACGAATTTACCCAGGAGCTGGGGAGGTCTTTGGGTGAAGCCCTTCTTCAGCCTCATCGATGTTACCACAATGTTCTTAAGCCACACCTTTCGTTGATTAATGGGATGGCTCATATCACCGGGGGTGGTTTGCCGGGGAATGTTCCCCGTGTGCTCCTGCCCGGAAAATGCGCCAAAATTAACACATCTGCGTGGGAAATACCTCCACTGTTCGAAATCATCCGTTGCAGGGGAAATGTCGATCGAGATGAAATGTACCGGGTTTTTAATATGGGTATCGGAATGGTTGTATTCTGCGACGCCGGCAAGGTATCCGAATTCCAGAAAGCGGTGCCTGAATCCGTATGCATAGGCGAAGTAATTAAATCTGCAAATGACAAACAGGTGATATTAGACTAA